A window of Daphnia pulicaria isolate SC F1-1A chromosome 10, SC_F0-13Bv2, whole genome shotgun sequence contains these coding sequences:
- the LOC124314654 gene encoding kazrin-like isoform X2 → MSTINGDGGRTTPKTNGEKFNGTSGEATDDVKATQQHIKNLETELKHAREALSALKADRKRLKAEKFDVLNQMKQLYATLEDKEKELREFIRAYEKRMRESESALRQLMQERNEAEREKWTILRHARDEAERCLAVTTQLTARDAKIDQLQEELAQIRQQLSRQQMAGQRISPTIAMSTVANSVQQQQQQRPSLATTARHKRSSISSMDSAAVVSDACDEPLYSRIDHSSSNESQREATTTAAAGSSITAPSNHDVSAATVDSGDVRKLDELTCQSLASDSGWKSTDQLSLASFGSKTMNKLTLNKSISRNGGPWGSISRVFSRASKQRKTLDLSIYEGPPRSERDSRRSWSPRSSLCTTPLTEETVADRFRFWDEAQSWAVERWKAGHVLAWLEFGMGMARYLPACAENIKSGRVLLELSDTEIEAGLGLNHAMHRKKVRLAIEERRPGQPVRYPLLSTLGNSWVANEWLTDIGLTQYADAFHTCLMDARLLDNLTKRELEKHLGVTRKAHQTSIVQGITFLRMIKYDRQAINERRRQCDVIDCDPLVWTNQRFISWARGIDLAEYADNLRESGIHGALVILDPTFNADVMATAMGIPTSKNIIRRHLATELESLVQITRARYEQRSRQARSERKRVEKMDGNASLGRNLSRSFTTGLVSSGPNQEDIYGRSVENNGSMLGIKSNVRASFHASLSRAFGRKIKQDRAAAAAAAATAVSGNGSIATSDDRDALIANSSDTAGAPASASSSSIYSDARDWTLKNSQADNHRRVKSSSDIEKITVTRV, encoded by the exons ATGTCGACCATCAACGGAGACGGTGGCCGGACGACTCCGAAAACCAAtggagagaaattcaatggaaCGTCGGGCGAAGCCACGGACGATGTCAAGGCGACCCAGCAACATATCAAAAATCTAGAAACGGAATTGAAACATGCACGCGAAGCTCTTTCAG ctTTGAAGGCGGACCGGAAACGATTGAAAGCCGAGAAATTCGACGTGCTGAATCAAATGAAGCAGCTCTACGCCACGCTagaagacaaagaaaaagagttgagGGAGTTCATCCGTGCTTATGAGAAG CGGATGCGGGAGAGCGAGTCGGCCCTGCGTCAATTAATGCAGGAACGCAACGAGGCGGAACGGGAGAAATGGACGATATTGCGGCACGCAAGAGACGAAGCCGAACGTTGTCTCGCCGTGACAACTCAATTGACTGCCCGTGACGCCAAAATCGACCAACTTCAAGAAGAACTGGcccag ATCCGACAGCAATTGAGCCGACAGCAGATGGCCGGCCAACGGATTTCACCGACGATAGCCATGTCGACCGTGGCTAAtagcgtccagcagcagcagcaacaacgtcCGTCCCTAGCAACGACGGCGAGACACAAGAGATCGAGCATCAGTTCCATGGATAGCGCTGCCGTCGTGTCAGATGCTTGCGACGAGCCTCTTTATTCGCGGATcgatcacagcagcagcaacgagaGCCAGCGTGAAGCTACGACGACGGCGGCCGCCGGGTCGTCGATAACCGCACCCAGTAATCATGACG TGTCGGCGGCCACGGTGGATTCCGGTGACGTTAGGAAACTCGATGAGCTGACATGCCAGTCCCTGGCATCTGATTCCGGATGGAA GTCGACGGATCAGCTGAGTTTGGCCAGTTTCGGTAGTAAAACCATGAACAAATTGACTTTAAACAAATCGATATCGCGCAACGGTGGACCTTGGGGCAGCATTTCACGTGTCTTTTCCCGAGCCAGCAAGCAACGCAAAACCCTCGATCTCTCCATCTACGAAG gtccACCTCGGTCGGAACGGGATTCAAGGCGAAGTTGGTCCCCACGCAGTTCATTATGCACCACGCCATTGACTGAGGAGACGGTGGCCGACCGGTTTCGATTCTGGGACGAAGCCCAGAGCTGGGCTGTCGAACGTTGGAAAGCTGGACATGTCTTGGCCTGGTTAGAGTTCGGCATGGGCATGGCCCGTTATCTGCCCGCATGTGCCGAAAACATCAAGAGTGGCAGAGTTTTACTTGAACTATCGGACACTGAAATTGAAGCTGGATTAGGACTCAATCACGCCATGCACCGCAAAAAAGTCCGGCTGGCCATTGAAGAACGGCGGCCTGGGCAACCAGTTCGTTATCCGCTCTTGTCAACTCTGGGGAATTCGTGGGTCGCCAATGAATGGCTCACCGACATCGGACTCACTCAG TACGCTGACGCCTTTCACACCTGTCTAATGGACGCCCGACTACTAGACAATTTGACCAAACGTGAATTGGAGAAGCATTTGGGTGTGACCCGCAAAGCTCATCAAACATCTATCGTGCAAGGCATTACTTTCCTTCGTATGATCAAATACGACCGGCAGGCAATCAACGAAAGACGAAGACAGTGTGATGTGATTGACTGTGATCCTCTGGTGTGGACCAACCAACGTTTTATCAGCTGGGCACGGGGCATCGACTTGGCTGAATACGCCGACAACCTTAGAG aGAGCGGTATTCATGGGGCTTTAGTAATCCTGGATCCTACGTTTAATGCGGACGTCATGGCGACCGCCATGGGCATTCCTACGTCAAAGAACATTATACGTCGCCATTTAGCTACCGAGTTGGAATCGCTCGTCCAAATAACACG AGCGAGGTACGAGCAACGCAGTCGACAAGCTCGAAGCGAACGGAAACGAGTCGAAAAAATGGACGGTAATGCCAGTTTAGGTCGAAATTTGTCACGCTCTTTTACAACGGGATTGGTGTCAAGTGGACCCAATCAGGAAGATATTTATGGCCGATCTGTGGAGAATAACGGCAGCATGCTTGGCATCAAATCCAACGTTAGAGCGAGCTTTCAC GCATCATTGAGCAGGGCGTTCGGTCGAAAGATTAAGCAAGACCGAGCTGcagctgcggctgctgctgcgacaGCAGTTTCAGGAAATGGGAGCATTGCAACATCGGACGATCGTGACGCCTTGATTGCCAACAGCTCAGACACTGCTGGAGCACCAGCATCGGCCAGCTCCTCTTCTATTTATTCCGACGCCAGAGACTGGACGCTCAAAAATTCGCAGGCGGACAACCACCGGCGCGTCAAATCTAGCAGTGATATCGAGAAAATTACAGTGACTAGAGTATAG
- the LOC124314654 gene encoding kazrin-like isoform X1: MSTINGDGGRTTPKTNGEKFNGTSGEATDDVKATQQHIKNLETELKHAREALSALKADRKRLKAEKFDVLNQMKQLYATLEDKEKELREFIRAYEKRMRESESALRQLMQERNEAEREKWTILRHARDEAERCLAVTTQLTARDAKIDQLQEELAQIRQQLSRQQMAGQRISPTIAMSTVANSVQQQQQQRPSLATTARHKRSSISSMDSAAVVSDACDEPLYSRIDHSSSNESQREATTTAAAGSSITAPSNHDGAAIAAALVDQLMADVDSLSMSSIVPGSLLSAATVDSGDVRKLDELTCQSLASDSGWKSTDQLSLASFGSKTMNKLTLNKSISRNGGPWGSISRVFSRASKQRKTLDLSIYEGPPRSERDSRRSWSPRSSLCTTPLTEETVADRFRFWDEAQSWAVERWKAGHVLAWLEFGMGMARYLPACAENIKSGRVLLELSDTEIEAGLGLNHAMHRKKVRLAIEERRPGQPVRYPLLSTLGNSWVANEWLTDIGLTQYADAFHTCLMDARLLDNLTKRELEKHLGVTRKAHQTSIVQGITFLRMIKYDRQAINERRRQCDVIDCDPLVWTNQRFISWARGIDLAEYADNLRESGIHGALVILDPTFNADVMATAMGIPTSKNIIRRHLATELESLVQITRARYEQRSRQARSERKRVEKMDGNASLGRNLSRSFTTGLVSSGPNQEDIYGRSVENNGSMLGIKSNVRASFHASLSRAFGRKIKQDRAAAAAAAATAVSGNGSIATSDDRDALIANSSDTAGAPASASSSSIYSDARDWTLKNSQADNHRRVKSSSDIEKITVTRV; encoded by the exons ATGTCGACCATCAACGGAGACGGTGGCCGGACGACTCCGAAAACCAAtggagagaaattcaatggaaCGTCGGGCGAAGCCACGGACGATGTCAAGGCGACCCAGCAACATATCAAAAATCTAGAAACGGAATTGAAACATGCACGCGAAGCTCTTTCAG ctTTGAAGGCGGACCGGAAACGATTGAAAGCCGAGAAATTCGACGTGCTGAATCAAATGAAGCAGCTCTACGCCACGCTagaagacaaagaaaaagagttgagGGAGTTCATCCGTGCTTATGAGAAG CGGATGCGGGAGAGCGAGTCGGCCCTGCGTCAATTAATGCAGGAACGCAACGAGGCGGAACGGGAGAAATGGACGATATTGCGGCACGCAAGAGACGAAGCCGAACGTTGTCTCGCCGTGACAACTCAATTGACTGCCCGTGACGCCAAAATCGACCAACTTCAAGAAGAACTGGcccag ATCCGACAGCAATTGAGCCGACAGCAGATGGCCGGCCAACGGATTTCACCGACGATAGCCATGTCGACCGTGGCTAAtagcgtccagcagcagcagcaacaacgtcCGTCCCTAGCAACGACGGCGAGACACAAGAGATCGAGCATCAGTTCCATGGATAGCGCTGCCGTCGTGTCAGATGCTTGCGACGAGCCTCTTTATTCGCGGATcgatcacagcagcagcaacgagaGCCAGCGTGAAGCTACGACGACGGCGGCCGCCGGGTCGTCGATAACCGCACCCAGTAATCATGACG GCGCAGCAATAGCAGCAGCTTTAGTCGATCAACTGATGGCTGATGTTGATTCTCTTTCTATGAGTTCGATCGTGCCCGGTAGTCTGC TGTCGGCGGCCACGGTGGATTCCGGTGACGTTAGGAAACTCGATGAGCTGACATGCCAGTCCCTGGCATCTGATTCCGGATGGAA GTCGACGGATCAGCTGAGTTTGGCCAGTTTCGGTAGTAAAACCATGAACAAATTGACTTTAAACAAATCGATATCGCGCAACGGTGGACCTTGGGGCAGCATTTCACGTGTCTTTTCCCGAGCCAGCAAGCAACGCAAAACCCTCGATCTCTCCATCTACGAAG gtccACCTCGGTCGGAACGGGATTCAAGGCGAAGTTGGTCCCCACGCAGTTCATTATGCACCACGCCATTGACTGAGGAGACGGTGGCCGACCGGTTTCGATTCTGGGACGAAGCCCAGAGCTGGGCTGTCGAACGTTGGAAAGCTGGACATGTCTTGGCCTGGTTAGAGTTCGGCATGGGCATGGCCCGTTATCTGCCCGCATGTGCCGAAAACATCAAGAGTGGCAGAGTTTTACTTGAACTATCGGACACTGAAATTGAAGCTGGATTAGGACTCAATCACGCCATGCACCGCAAAAAAGTCCGGCTGGCCATTGAAGAACGGCGGCCTGGGCAACCAGTTCGTTATCCGCTCTTGTCAACTCTGGGGAATTCGTGGGTCGCCAATGAATGGCTCACCGACATCGGACTCACTCAG TACGCTGACGCCTTTCACACCTGTCTAATGGACGCCCGACTACTAGACAATTTGACCAAACGTGAATTGGAGAAGCATTTGGGTGTGACCCGCAAAGCTCATCAAACATCTATCGTGCAAGGCATTACTTTCCTTCGTATGATCAAATACGACCGGCAGGCAATCAACGAAAGACGAAGACAGTGTGATGTGATTGACTGTGATCCTCTGGTGTGGACCAACCAACGTTTTATCAGCTGGGCACGGGGCATCGACTTGGCTGAATACGCCGACAACCTTAGAG aGAGCGGTATTCATGGGGCTTTAGTAATCCTGGATCCTACGTTTAATGCGGACGTCATGGCGACCGCCATGGGCATTCCTACGTCAAAGAACATTATACGTCGCCATTTAGCTACCGAGTTGGAATCGCTCGTCCAAATAACACG AGCGAGGTACGAGCAACGCAGTCGACAAGCTCGAAGCGAACGGAAACGAGTCGAAAAAATGGACGGTAATGCCAGTTTAGGTCGAAATTTGTCACGCTCTTTTACAACGGGATTGGTGTCAAGTGGACCCAATCAGGAAGATATTTATGGCCGATCTGTGGAGAATAACGGCAGCATGCTTGGCATCAAATCCAACGTTAGAGCGAGCTTTCAC GCATCATTGAGCAGGGCGTTCGGTCGAAAGATTAAGCAAGACCGAGCTGcagctgcggctgctgctgcgacaGCAGTTTCAGGAAATGGGAGCATTGCAACATCGGACGATCGTGACGCCTTGATTGCCAACAGCTCAGACACTGCTGGAGCACCAGCATCGGCCAGCTCCTCTTCTATTTATTCCGACGCCAGAGACTGGACGCTCAAAAATTCGCAGGCGGACAACCACCGGCGCGTCAAATCTAGCAGTGATATCGAGAAAATTACAGTGACTAGAGTATAG
- the LOC124314660 gene encoding zinc finger protein 431-like, which yields MEPRRTRSSLISPSLKPCRNTRMVKSTRVPSHELAKLKASKPMLVIPQPVLRIHECLDENVRMAQVESNAYIALGIKEEPIDEEYDAEGRHYEDANFAPVESFATEDCYNQDNEYEETEGIRTTRASKRKRLAGLTENTVNKEDDNNNKNKTTSKKRSTKEKKGKANYVFQPIVSNVQSLAVPIPEVDNFNAIVVSEQSAEVVEGNNNVEKQFITFSENDAPEKQKSRSLRELPIVVKKNSILSLSSDSVNTEKDVDIQTEKSNVPSNDCSFNNPIKIVAFPALPEEAAHVTERDSFLSPAIEDEDEEDLEEEEELEESSSSSSEEESEAEITPKLWALKEEERRTLTCSVCQKKCSRTSILTAHKKKHFDTNTYFCTHCNKTFSSESSYKHHIAYSGLAPFKCDQCHKSYYTEQKAETHRAQCQGKNTERKFHCEECGRSYVMLCSLRTHIRERHSDFKPVKNLCCEVCGKRFRHKKYLELHMYSHSSEKKFECDICHRKYKSSDILRHHVRMVHKNLPRVTCEICQKEVSRVSLKAHINRHREKQEEEEESARHLLSLSMTADSNAPSCRVCTKYFESEKLLEMHACEGRDGGSSFPCQHCNESFTSATELVGHSCDGLDNSKSRNTAKIYKCIFCNREYGCHTPWLYHVRHHTNDKPYPCPECDKSFRLKQGLKVHMRNHTGEKPFKCDQCPAAFKQKPFLLDHMNTHTGNKPYQCQKCLARFSVRSALSTHKRIHRRELKRNSELEAASSS from the exons ATGGAACCCAGGAGAACTAGAAGCTCTCTTATTTCTCCATCTTTAAAACCTTGTAGAAATACGAGGATGGTCAAGTCTACACGTGTGCCTTCTCATGAGTTGGCCAAGCTGAAGGCCTCAAAACCAATGTTAGTTATCCCACAGCCTGTCTTAAGAATTCATGAATGCCTTGATGAAAATGTCAGAATGGCCCAAGTTGAGTCAAATGCCTATATTGCATTGGGAATCAAGGAGGAGCCTATCgatgaagaatatgatgcTGAAGGAAGACATTATGAAGATGCTAACTTTGCACCAGTGGAAAGCTTTGCTACCGAAGATTGTTACAATCAAGACAATGAGTATGAAGAAACTGAAGGGATACGTACAACAAGagcctcaaaaagaaaaaggttggcAGGTTTGACAGAAAACACAGTCAACAAAGAagatgacaacaacaacaaaaacaagacaacTAGTAAGAAAAGATCaacaaaggaaaagaaggGTAAAGCAAACTATGTATTCCAACCTATTGTTTCGAATGTTCAATCACTTGCTGTACCTATCCCAGAAGTTGACAACTTTAATGCAATTGTTGTATCAGAACAATCTGCTGAAGTTGTTGAAGGAAATAACAATGTTGAAAAACAGTTCATCACATTTTCCGAAAATGATGCACCGGAAAAACAGAAATCGCGAAGCCTTCGAGAATTGCCCATCGTCGTAAAGAAAAACTCAATCCTTTCTCTGTCATCAGATTCGGTCAACACTGAAAAAGATGTTGATATTCAGACTGAAAAATCCAATGTGCCTTCAAACGACTGTTCCTTCAATAATCCCATAAAAATTGTCGCCTTTCCTGCTTTACCCGAAGAAGCTGCTCATGTAACAGAAAGGGATTCATTTTTATCGCCAGCCATAGAAGATGAAGACGAGGAAGATctagaggaggaagaagaacttgaagaatcttcttcgtcttcttccgaAGAAGAATCTGAAGCAGAAATTACTC CCAAACTGTGGGCcctgaaggaagaagaaagacgtACTCTAACTTGCAGCGTCTGCCAAAAAAAGTGCTCCCGTACTTCAATATTAACTGCCCACAAAAAGAAGCATTTTGATACCAACACTTATTTTTGTACGCACTGTAACAAAACTTTTAGTAGTGAGAGCAGCTACAAGCACCATATCGCTTATTCCGGAT TGGCTCCTTTTAAATGCGATCAATGTCACAAAAGTTACTACACTGAACAGAAGGCCGAGACACATCGCGCCCAGTGTCAGGGTAAAAATACGGAGCGAAAGTTTCACTGCGAGGAATGTGGAAGATCTTACGTGATGCTCTGCAGCCTGAGAACGCACATCCGTGAACGTCACTCGGACTTTAAACCGGTCAAAAACTTGTGCTGTGAAGTATGTGGAAAGCGATTCAGACACAAGAAGTATCTTGAGCTGCACATGTACAGCCATAGTTCCGAGAAAAAG TTTGAATGCGACATCTGTCACCGGAAGTACAAGTCGAGCGATATCTTGCGTCATCATGTCCGCATGGTCCACAAGAATTTGCCGCGGGTGACCTGCGAAATTTGTCAGAAAGAGGTGAGTCGTGTTTCACTCAAAGCCCACATTAATCGACACCGAGAgaagcaggaagaagaagaagaaagtgctCGACATCTCTTGAGCCTTAGCATGACAGCTGACAGTAATGCACCTTCCTGTCGGGTGTGCACAAAGTATTTTGAGAGCGAAAAGCTGTTGGAAATGCACGCGTGTGAAGGCCGGGATGGAGGTTCATCATTTCCATGTCAGCATTGCAACGAATCGTTCACTTCAGCTACCGAATTGGTCGGTCACAGCTGCGATGGCTTGGATAATTCAAAGTCGAGAAACACTGCTAAAATCTACAAATGCATATTTTGTAATCGAGAATACGGCTGCCATACG CCTTGGCTGTATCACGTGCGGCACCACACGAACGACAAACCTTATCCTTGCCCGGAATGCGATAAATCCTTTCGTCTGAAACAAGGATTGAAG GTTCACATGAGGAACCATACGGGCGAGAAGCCCTTCAAATGCGACCAATGCCCTGCTGCGTTCAAACAGAAACCATTCCTGCTGGACCACATGAATACCC ACACCGGTAACAAACCGTATCAATGCCAAAAGTGCCTTGCACGCTTCTCCGTACGCTCGGCTTTGTCGACGCACAAACGGATCCATCGTCGAGAGTTGAAGCGCAATTCCGAACTTGAAGCGGCTTCTTCATCCTAA
- the LOC124314558 gene encoding endocuticle structural glycoprotein SgAbd-3-like codes for MNPIDGDLSVTEKKDDGSYSFSISESGSQRQVGPKPKDIGNVNRESYSDSILDNTAVNWVADENGIQVPSDHLPDSPPTDGGVRKMLADLKK; via the exons ATGAATCCAATAGATGGCGATCTCTCAGTCACCGAGAAAAAAGACGACGGTAGTTACTCTTTCAG CATTTCCGAGAGTGGCAGCCAAAGACAAGTTGGACCGAAACCAAAGGATATTGGCAATGTTAACCGCGAATCCTACTCGGACTCCATTCTCGATAACACCGCCGTCAACTGGGTTGCCGACGAAAACGGAATCCAAGTCCCCAGTGACCATTTACCCGATTCTCCCCCGACAGATGGAGGCGTCAGAAAAATGCTCGCcgatttaaagaaataa
- the LOC124314793 gene encoding skin secretory protein xP2-like — MNPLILVTFLVAAASTAPTNLVNPAVPCAHGVAAVAYAAAAPVPYPAALTYAVPEPVQVAVQPQITYDFPVPVSAPAPAPAPVAVAVPAPITVEYDFPAPIAAPAPAPVVVAAAPVAVAAPVKIEYDFPAPISAPAPAPVVPVAAPVALPAPVKIEYDFPAPISAPAPAPVPVAVAAPAPIASARTVSEITPQVTAQHPTKVNVEKFPVEVSVAAPDAQPVPVPIAPEYEIHQNHAAAATSIVCVRSPCPFY; from the exons ATGAACCCTTTG ATTTTGGTCACTTTTTTGGTTGCCGCCGCATCGACCGCACCGACTAACTTGGTCAACCCGGCCGTCCCGTGTGCCCATGGAGTCGCTGCCGTGGCCTATGCCGCCGCTGCCCCAGTCCCTTACCCGGCTGCCCTGACCTACGCCGTCCCTGAGCCCGTCCAGGTTGCCGTTCAACCCCAAATCACTTACGATTTCCCCGTTCCAGTATCTGCTCCTGCTCCAGCTCCTGCCCCAGTAGCCGTTGCGGTACCAGCACCAATTACGGTTGAATACGACTTCCCTGCACCAATTGCTGCCCCAGCACCAGCaccagttgttgttgctgctgctccagtAGCTGTTGCCGCTCCAGTCAAAATTGAATACGACTTCCCCGCTCCCATTTCGGCCCCAGCACCAGCCCCAGTAGTCCCGGTTGCTGCTCCCGTTGCCCTGCCGGCACCAGTCAAGATCGAGTACGACTTCCCTGCACCCATCTCTGCTCCAGCTCCCGCTCCCGTACCAGTAGCTGTTGCTGCTCCAGCCCCAATTGCTTCCGCCCGCACCGTCTCCGAAATCACGCCCCAGGTGACCGCCCAACACCCGACCAAAGTCAACGTTGAAAAGTTCCCCGTTGAGGTGTCCGTCGCCGCTCCTGACGCCCAGCCCGTCCCAGTTCCAATTGCTCCCGAATACGAAATCCACCAGAATCACGCAGCAGCTGCCACATCCATTGTCTGTGTCCGTTCCCCCTGTCCCTTCTATTAA